The Cyclopterus lumpus isolate fCycLum1 chromosome 6, fCycLum1.pri, whole genome shotgun sequence genome contains a region encoding:
- the znf609a gene encoding zinc finger protein 609a isoform X1 — protein sequence MSLSSGPAGGKGVDSNAVDAYDSGDEWDIGVGNLIIDLDADLEKDKLEMSSGKEGGGGMAAPGTVASLPDNIKFVSPAGVAQGKESKSKSKRSKNSKEGAKAPVSDAAKKEVRGRPPGDPLTQNPNSTTPPRGADKSGKLSRALPAVKKDKDGVSGKIKKEKMEVTASGGLGGEKDGVAPLGPAGAAHTGGPFEGQQNPESIAVEQLGNLALDPPGEGEPEELEEGEAVSVKMESPVSTPAPPAPPLHLLAPLPTSNISSPCEQIMVRTRSVAVNTVDAALGTEPECLGPCEPGTSVNLEGIVWQETEDGMLVVNVTWRNKTYVGTLLDCTRHDWAPPRFCESPTSDVEMRTGRGRGKRMRPGGNTPLNDNSNSSDNRGSGGGKTRGAAANSKGRRGSQTAGAAEDAKASPSSAKRKTKPASDMEPTSSSEDTKASKRMRTNYTGGALPLPGGNCDRLPPPPLDRTSPVLIDCPHPNCNKKYKHINGLKYHQARAHNDHDIRFDQDGDSEYGDDPTLQPDPASCNGASISPARSTTPKGRGFDAPSPSPGKPTSKGRKKAGEVEGAEPEGTDGGEEAGCLSDEASNDGMDDRKSKKMAAGAKADKLPQKGLKQGRPPAPNTPSPYGMQASSPALASVVQPVPKSPQLKSIQSKPPPLADPASSPTPTKDKKKKDKKKREGGKEGDSPKGKGGRPEEGKSPYSDSSDALLNGSTEAQQSRLASIKAEADKVYSFSDNAPSPSIGVGSRMEAGPHLNGADQTGSPAYSDISDAGEDGEGKAEGVKVKTEPDQGPREGAKKALFPPQAPSKESPYYPNYDSYYSPSYPNPSPGTAPAAPPHVEGAQVKVKKEKEEEPEVEEEVKLKVEPQEERNVEPGPQQLSVIQQRSNMYAQPLYYNQYYVPPYSYSPDQAYHAHLLASNPAYRQQYEDRQRPVDKKAEGKEREACVKEEWKQKASGPPTLSRAPSLADLGAKGGPNPSKPKEPPPAAEQSKSVIMAKVEDQKAPAAQCEGLKMKLSEAGHHGKEEAKSAGVEPAMWYRQEPDSRLWPYVYPNKYSEAPKPQEEDHRWKEDRERERDRKGKEERPRPKEGLQKEEAKEGAEGRTQLPPEEHRGGGKEARPPPHMQFSSPLAQHHQGYMPYMHGPYAYSHGYEPSHPGYRGMPSVMMQNYPGSYLPAGYSFPSYGAKVSGGEEVEKPSRSSPTVKPPGEAKALELLQQHASQYKSKSPSVQDNKTPHDRDREGDRPRTSPSQRMLPSHHHLGYPLLSGQYDLSYASGLSSSAMVASQQASAPSMYPPARRHT from the exons ATGTCCCTCAGCAGCGGCCCTGCAGGTGGGAAAGGTGTGGACTCCAACGCGGTGGACGCGTACGACAGCGGCGACGAGTGGGATATCGGCGTAGGCAACCTGATCATCGACCTGGACGCCGACctggagaaggacaagctgGAGATGTCGAGCGGtaaggaggggggcgggggcatGGCCGCCCCCGGCACCGTGGCCTCGCTACCGGACAATATCAAGTTCGTGAGCCCTGCAGGAGTCGCGCAGGGCAAAGAGAGCAAATCCAAATCCAAACGTAGTAAGAACTCAAAGGAGGGCGCTAAGGCCCCGGTCTCGGACGCAGCCAAGAAAGAGGTTCGGGGTCGGCCCCCCGGGGACCCACTGACCCAGAACCCCAACTCTACTACACCCCCAAGGGGGGCCGACAAGTCTGGTAAGCTCTCCCGCGCCCTCCCTGCTGTGAAAAAGGACAAAGACGGGGTTTCTGGGAAAATTAAGAAGGAAAAAATGGAGGTCACAGCCTCGGGAGGGCTCGGTGGCGAGAAGGACGGCGTGGCCCCCCTCGGGCCGGCGGGGGCAGCGCACACCGGCGGCCCCTTCGAGGGCCAACAGAACCCTGAGTCGATCGCGGTGGAGCAGCTCGGCAACTTGGCGCTGGACCCGCCGGGGGAAGGCGAGCctgaagagctggaggagggggaggcggtCAGTGTGAAG atGGAGTCTCCTGTCTccactcctgctcctcctgctcctcctctccacctcctcgcTCCCCTCCCCACCAGCAACATCTCGTCTCCCTGCGAGCAGATCATGGTCCGCACGCGCTCGGTGGCGGTGAACACGGTGGACGCGGCACTGGGGACGGAGCCGGAGTGCCTAGGACCCTGTGAGCCAGGCACCAGCGTCAACCTGGAGGGCATCGTGTGGCAGGAGACGGAGGACG GCATGCTGGTTGTTAACGTCACCTGGAGGAACAAGACCTACGTGGGAACCCTACTGGACTGCACCCGGCACGACTGGGCCCCTCCCAG GTTCTGCGAGTCTCCCACCAGCGACGTGGAGATGCGGACCGGCCGCGGTCGGGGGAAGAGGATGCGTCCCGGCGGCAACACGCCGCTCAACGACAACAGCAACTCCTCGGACAACAGAGGCAGCGGCGGCGGCAAGACGCGCGGCGCCGCCGCCAACAGCAAAGGACGGAGAGGAAGCCAGACGGCCGGCGCTGCCGAGGACGCCAAGGCCAGCCCGTCCTCCGCCAAGAGGAAGACCAAGCCCGCCTCCGACATGGAGCCCACCTCCAGCTCGGAGGACACCAAGGCCTCCAAGCGGATGAGAACCAACTACACCGGCGGCGCGCTGCCCCTCCCCGGAGGTAATTGTGACCGCCTGCCCCCCCCGCCGCTGGACCGGACCTCCCCCGTGCTCATCGACTGCCCCCACCCCAACTGCAACAAGAAGTACAAGCACATCAACGGCCTCAAGTACCACCAGGCGAGAGCGCACAACGACCACGACATCCGATTCGACCAGGACGGCGACAGCGAGTACGGGGACGACCCCACCCTCCAGCCTGACCCCGCCTCCTGCAATGGCGCCTCCATCTCCCCCGCCCGCTCCACCACACCGAAGGGACGGGGGTTCGACGCCCCGTCCCCTTCGCCGGGGAAGCCGACGTCCAAGGGAAGGAAGAAGGCGGGCGAGGTGGAAGGGGCGGAGCCCGAGGGGACGGACGGAGGCGAGGAGGCGGGGTGTTTGTCGGACGAGGCCAGCAACGACGGAATGGACGACAGGAAGTCGAAAAAGATGGCAGCCGGGGCCAAAGCTGATAAACTTCCCCAGAAAGGCCTGAAGCAGGggcgcccccccgcccccaacaCCCCCTCACCCTATGGCATGCAGGCGTCCTCCCCCGCGCTGGCCTCAGTGGTACAGCCCGTCCCCAAGAGCCCTCAGCTGAAGAGCATCCAGTCCAAACCGCCTCCTCTGGCGGACCCCGCCTCCAGCCCCACCCCCACcaaggacaaaaagaagaaggacaagaagaagagggagggagggaaggagggggacaGCCCGAAGGGGAAAGGGGGGAGGCCGGAGGAGGGGAAGAGCCCGTACTCTGACTCGTCCGATGCTTTGCTCAACGGCTCCACGGAAGCCCAACAGAGCCGGCTGGCCAGCATCAAGGCCGAGGCCGACAAGGTGTACAGCTTCTCGGACAACGCGCCCAGCCCATCCATCGGCGTGGGCAGCAGGATGGAGGCCGGGCCCCACCTCAACGGGGCCGACCAAACCGGCAGCCCCGCCTACTCCGACATCTCCGACGCCGGGGAGGACGGGGAGGGGAAGGCGGAGGGGGTGAAGGTCAAAACCGAACCCGACCAGGGGCCTCGGGAGGGGGCCAAGAAGGCCCTGTTCCCCCCTCAGGCTCCCAGCAAGGAATCGCCATACTACCCCAACTACGACTCCTACTACTCCCCCAGCTACCCCAACCCCAGCCCGGGTACGGCGCCGGCAGCGCCGCCTCACGTGGAAGGAGCTCAGGTGaaggtgaagaaggagaaggaggaggagccagaggttgaggaggaagtgaagctgAAGGTGGAGCCTCAGGAGGAGAGGAATGTGGAGCCGGGGCCCCAGCAGCTGTCGGTCATCCAGCAGCGCTCCAACATGTACGCCCAGCCTTTGTACTACAACCAGTACTACGTGCCCCCCTACTCCTACTCCCCGGACCAGGCCTACCACGCCCACCTGCTGGCCTCCAACCCCGCCTACCGCCAGCAGTACGAGGACCGGCAGCGGCCGGTCGACAAGAAGGCCGAGGGCAAAGAGCGGGAGGCCTGTGTGAAGGAGGAGTGGAAGCAGAAAGCCTCGGGGCCCCCCACACTGTCCAGAGCCCCCAGCCTTGCCGACCTAGGCGCCAAGGGGGGGCCCAACCCCAGCAAGCCCAAAGAGCCCCCGCCGGCTGCGGAGCAGTCCAAGTCGGTCATCATGGCGAAGGTGGAGGACCAGAAGGCGCCCGCGGCGCAGTGCGAGGGTCTGAAGATGAAGCTGAGCGAAGCAGGGCATCATGGGAAAGAGGAGGCCAAGTCGGCAGGTGTGGAGCCCGCCATGTGGTACAGACAG GAGCCGGACTCGCGCTTGTGGCCGTACGTCTACCCCAACAAATACTCCGAAGCCCCTAAACCTCAGGAGGAGGACCACCGGTGGAAGGAAGACCGGGAGAGGGAGCGCGACCGgaaggggaaagaggagaggccGCGGCCGAAGGAGGGTCTCCAGAAGGAGGAGGCCAAGGAGGGGGCGGAGGGCAGGACTCAGCTGCCTCCGGAGGAGCACCGGGGGGGAGGGAAAGAGGCgcgcccccccccacacatgcaGTTCTCCTCCCCGCTGGCCCAGCACCACCAGGGCTACATGCCCTACATGCACGGGCCGTACGCCTACAGCCACGGCTACGAGCCCAGCCACCCAGGCTACCGGGGCATGCCCTCCGTCATGATGCAGAACTACCctg GCTCCTACCTGCCGGCCGGTTACTCCTTCCCCTCGTACGGGGCCAAGGTGtcggggggggaggaggtggagaagccCTCCAGGTCCAGTCCCACGGTGAAGCCGCCCGGCGAGGCCAAAgctctggagctgctgcagcagcacgcCAGCCAGTACAAGAGCAAGTCCCCGTCGGTCCAGGACAACAAGACCCCCCACGACCGGGACCGGGAGGGAGACCGGCCCCGGACCTCGCCCTCCCAACGCATGTTGCCTTCCCATCACCACCTGGGCTACCCGCTGCTGTCGGGACAGTACGACCTGTCCTACGCCTCAG gcctctcctcctcagccatGGTTGCCAGTCAACAGGCCTCCGCCCCGTCCATGTACCCCCCCGCACGGAG GCACACGTGA
- the znf609a gene encoding zinc finger protein 609a isoform X3, with protein MESPVSTPAPPAPPLHLLAPLPTSNISSPCEQIMVRTRSVAVNTVDAALGTEPECLGPCEPGTSVNLEGIVWQETEDGMLVVNVTWRNKTYVGTLLDCTRHDWAPPRFCESPTSDVEMRTGRGRGKRMRPGGNTPLNDNSNSSDNRGSGGGKTRGAAANSKGRRGSQTAGAAEDAKASPSSAKRKTKPASDMEPTSSSEDTKASKRMRTNYTGGALPLPGGNCDRLPPPPLDRTSPVLIDCPHPNCNKKYKHINGLKYHQARAHNDHDIRFDQDGDSEYGDDPTLQPDPASCNGASISPARSTTPKGRGFDAPSPSPGKPTSKGRKKAGEVEGAEPEGTDGGEEAGCLSDEASNDGMDDRKSKKMAAGAKADKLPQKGLKQGRPPAPNTPSPYGMQASSPALASVVQPVPKSPQLKSIQSKPPPLADPASSPTPTKDKKKKDKKKREGGKEGDSPKGKGGRPEEGKSPYSDSSDALLNGSTEAQQSRLASIKAEADKVYSFSDNAPSPSIGVGSRMEAGPHLNGADQTGSPAYSDISDAGEDGEGKAEGVKVKTEPDQGPREGAKKALFPPQAPSKESPYYPNYDSYYSPSYPNPSPGTAPAAPPHVEGAQVKVKKEKEEEPEVEEEVKLKVEPQEERNVEPGPQQLSVIQQRSNMYAQPLYYNQYYVPPYSYSPDQAYHAHLLASNPAYRQQYEDRQRPVDKKAEGKEREACVKEEWKQKASGPPTLSRAPSLADLGAKGGPNPSKPKEPPPAAEQSKSVIMAKVEDQKAPAAQCEGLKMKLSEAGHHGKEEAKSAGVEPAMWYRQEPDSRLWPYVYPNKYSEAPKPQEEDHRWKEDRERERDRKGKEERPRPKEGLQKEEAKEGAEGRTQLPPEEHRGGGKEARPPPHMQFSSPLAQHHQGYMPYMHGPYAYSHGYEPSHPGYRGMPSVMMQNYPGSYLPAGYSFPSYGAKVSGGEEVEKPSRSSPTVKPPGEAKALELLQQHASQYKSKSPSVQDNKTPHDRDREGDRPRTSPSQRMLPSHHHLGYPLLSGQYDLSYASGLSSSAMVASQQASAPSMYPPARRHT; from the exons atGGAGTCTCCTGTCTccactcctgctcctcctgctcctcctctccacctcctcgcTCCCCTCCCCACCAGCAACATCTCGTCTCCCTGCGAGCAGATCATGGTCCGCACGCGCTCGGTGGCGGTGAACACGGTGGACGCGGCACTGGGGACGGAGCCGGAGTGCCTAGGACCCTGTGAGCCAGGCACCAGCGTCAACCTGGAGGGCATCGTGTGGCAGGAGACGGAGGACG GCATGCTGGTTGTTAACGTCACCTGGAGGAACAAGACCTACGTGGGAACCCTACTGGACTGCACCCGGCACGACTGGGCCCCTCCCAG GTTCTGCGAGTCTCCCACCAGCGACGTGGAGATGCGGACCGGCCGCGGTCGGGGGAAGAGGATGCGTCCCGGCGGCAACACGCCGCTCAACGACAACAGCAACTCCTCGGACAACAGAGGCAGCGGCGGCGGCAAGACGCGCGGCGCCGCCGCCAACAGCAAAGGACGGAGAGGAAGCCAGACGGCCGGCGCTGCCGAGGACGCCAAGGCCAGCCCGTCCTCCGCCAAGAGGAAGACCAAGCCCGCCTCCGACATGGAGCCCACCTCCAGCTCGGAGGACACCAAGGCCTCCAAGCGGATGAGAACCAACTACACCGGCGGCGCGCTGCCCCTCCCCGGAGGTAATTGTGACCGCCTGCCCCCCCCGCCGCTGGACCGGACCTCCCCCGTGCTCATCGACTGCCCCCACCCCAACTGCAACAAGAAGTACAAGCACATCAACGGCCTCAAGTACCACCAGGCGAGAGCGCACAACGACCACGACATCCGATTCGACCAGGACGGCGACAGCGAGTACGGGGACGACCCCACCCTCCAGCCTGACCCCGCCTCCTGCAATGGCGCCTCCATCTCCCCCGCCCGCTCCACCACACCGAAGGGACGGGGGTTCGACGCCCCGTCCCCTTCGCCGGGGAAGCCGACGTCCAAGGGAAGGAAGAAGGCGGGCGAGGTGGAAGGGGCGGAGCCCGAGGGGACGGACGGAGGCGAGGAGGCGGGGTGTTTGTCGGACGAGGCCAGCAACGACGGAATGGACGACAGGAAGTCGAAAAAGATGGCAGCCGGGGCCAAAGCTGATAAACTTCCCCAGAAAGGCCTGAAGCAGGggcgcccccccgcccccaacaCCCCCTCACCCTATGGCATGCAGGCGTCCTCCCCCGCGCTGGCCTCAGTGGTACAGCCCGTCCCCAAGAGCCCTCAGCTGAAGAGCATCCAGTCCAAACCGCCTCCTCTGGCGGACCCCGCCTCCAGCCCCACCCCCACcaaggacaaaaagaagaaggacaagaagaagagggagggagggaaggagggggacaGCCCGAAGGGGAAAGGGGGGAGGCCGGAGGAGGGGAAGAGCCCGTACTCTGACTCGTCCGATGCTTTGCTCAACGGCTCCACGGAAGCCCAACAGAGCCGGCTGGCCAGCATCAAGGCCGAGGCCGACAAGGTGTACAGCTTCTCGGACAACGCGCCCAGCCCATCCATCGGCGTGGGCAGCAGGATGGAGGCCGGGCCCCACCTCAACGGGGCCGACCAAACCGGCAGCCCCGCCTACTCCGACATCTCCGACGCCGGGGAGGACGGGGAGGGGAAGGCGGAGGGGGTGAAGGTCAAAACCGAACCCGACCAGGGGCCTCGGGAGGGGGCCAAGAAGGCCCTGTTCCCCCCTCAGGCTCCCAGCAAGGAATCGCCATACTACCCCAACTACGACTCCTACTACTCCCCCAGCTACCCCAACCCCAGCCCGGGTACGGCGCCGGCAGCGCCGCCTCACGTGGAAGGAGCTCAGGTGaaggtgaagaaggagaaggaggaggagccagaggttgaggaggaagtgaagctgAAGGTGGAGCCTCAGGAGGAGAGGAATGTGGAGCCGGGGCCCCAGCAGCTGTCGGTCATCCAGCAGCGCTCCAACATGTACGCCCAGCCTTTGTACTACAACCAGTACTACGTGCCCCCCTACTCCTACTCCCCGGACCAGGCCTACCACGCCCACCTGCTGGCCTCCAACCCCGCCTACCGCCAGCAGTACGAGGACCGGCAGCGGCCGGTCGACAAGAAGGCCGAGGGCAAAGAGCGGGAGGCCTGTGTGAAGGAGGAGTGGAAGCAGAAAGCCTCGGGGCCCCCCACACTGTCCAGAGCCCCCAGCCTTGCCGACCTAGGCGCCAAGGGGGGGCCCAACCCCAGCAAGCCCAAAGAGCCCCCGCCGGCTGCGGAGCAGTCCAAGTCGGTCATCATGGCGAAGGTGGAGGACCAGAAGGCGCCCGCGGCGCAGTGCGAGGGTCTGAAGATGAAGCTGAGCGAAGCAGGGCATCATGGGAAAGAGGAGGCCAAGTCGGCAGGTGTGGAGCCCGCCATGTGGTACAGACAG GAGCCGGACTCGCGCTTGTGGCCGTACGTCTACCCCAACAAATACTCCGAAGCCCCTAAACCTCAGGAGGAGGACCACCGGTGGAAGGAAGACCGGGAGAGGGAGCGCGACCGgaaggggaaagaggagaggccGCGGCCGAAGGAGGGTCTCCAGAAGGAGGAGGCCAAGGAGGGGGCGGAGGGCAGGACTCAGCTGCCTCCGGAGGAGCACCGGGGGGGAGGGAAAGAGGCgcgcccccccccacacatgcaGTTCTCCTCCCCGCTGGCCCAGCACCACCAGGGCTACATGCCCTACATGCACGGGCCGTACGCCTACAGCCACGGCTACGAGCCCAGCCACCCAGGCTACCGGGGCATGCCCTCCGTCATGATGCAGAACTACCctg GCTCCTACCTGCCGGCCGGTTACTCCTTCCCCTCGTACGGGGCCAAGGTGtcggggggggaggaggtggagaagccCTCCAGGTCCAGTCCCACGGTGAAGCCGCCCGGCGAGGCCAAAgctctggagctgctgcagcagcacgcCAGCCAGTACAAGAGCAAGTCCCCGTCGGTCCAGGACAACAAGACCCCCCACGACCGGGACCGGGAGGGAGACCGGCCCCGGACCTCGCCCTCCCAACGCATGTTGCCTTCCCATCACCACCTGGGCTACCCGCTGCTGTCGGGACAGTACGACCTGTCCTACGCCTCAG gcctctcctcctcagccatGGTTGCCAGTCAACAGGCCTCCGCCCCGTCCATGTACCCCCCCGCACGGAG GCACACGTGA
- the znf609a gene encoding zinc finger protein 609a isoform X2, translated as MSLSSGPAGGKGVDSNAVDAYDSGDEWDIGVGNLIIDLDADLEKDKLEMSSGKEGGGGMAAPGTVASLPDNIKFVSPAGVAQGKESKSKSKRSKNSKEGAKAPVSDAAKKEVRGRPPGDPLTQNPNSTTPPRGADKSGKLSRALPAVKKDKDGVSGKIKKEKMEVTASGGLGGEKDGVAPLGPAGAAHTGGPFEGQQNPESIAVEQLGNLALDPPGEGEPEELEEGEAVSVKMESPVSTPAPPAPPLHLLAPLPTSNISSPCEQIMVRTRSVAVNTVDAALGTEPECLGPCEPGTSVNLEGIVWQETEDGMLVVNVTWRNKTYVGTLLDCTRHDWAPPRFCESPTSDVEMRTGRGRGKRMRPGGNTPLNDNSNSSDNRGSGGGKTRGAAANSKGRRGSQTAGAAEDAKASPSSAKRKTKPASDMEPTSSSEDTKASKRMRTNYTGGALPLPGGNCDRLPPPPLDRTSPVLIDCPHPNCNKKYKHINGLKYHQARAHNDHDIRFDQDGDSEYGDDPTLQPDPASCNGASISPARSTTPKGRGFDAPSPSPGKPTSKGRKKAGEVEGAEPEGTDGGEEAGCLSDEASNDGMDDRKSKKMAAGAKADKLPQKGLKQGRPPAPNTPSPYGMQASSPALASVVQPVPKSPQLKSIQSKPPPLADPASSPTPTKDKKKKDKKKREGGKEGDSPKGKGGRPEEGKSPYSDSSDALLNGSTEAQQSRLASIKAEADKVYSFSDNAPSPSIGVGSRMEAGPHLNGADQTGSPAYSDISDAGEDGEGKAEGVKVKTEPDQGPREGAKKALFPPQAPSKESPYYPNYDSYYSPSYPNPSPGTAPAAPPHVEGAQVKVKKEKEEEPEVEEEVKLKVEPQEERNVEPGPQQLSVIQQRSNMYAQPLYYNQYYVPPYSYSPDQAYHAHLLASNPAYRQQYEDRQRPVDKKAEGKEREACVKEEWKQKASGPPTLSRAPSLADLGAKGGPNPSKPKEPPPAAEQSKSVIMAKVEDQKAPAAQCEGLKMKLSEAGHHGKEEAKSAGVEPAMWYRQEPDSRLWPYVYPNKYSEAPKPQEEDHRWKEDRERERDRKGKEERPRPKEGLQKEEAKEGAEGRTQLPPEEHRGGGKEARPPPHMQFSSPLAQHHQGYMPYMHGPYAYSHGYEPSHPGYRGMPSVMMQNYPGSYLPAGYSFPSYGAKVSGGEEVEKPSRSSPTVKPPGEAKALELLQQHASQYKSKSPSVQDNKTPHDRDREGDRPRTSPSQRMLPSHHHLGYPLLSGQYDLSYASGLSSSAMVASQQASAPSMYPPARR; from the exons ATGTCCCTCAGCAGCGGCCCTGCAGGTGGGAAAGGTGTGGACTCCAACGCGGTGGACGCGTACGACAGCGGCGACGAGTGGGATATCGGCGTAGGCAACCTGATCATCGACCTGGACGCCGACctggagaaggacaagctgGAGATGTCGAGCGGtaaggaggggggcgggggcatGGCCGCCCCCGGCACCGTGGCCTCGCTACCGGACAATATCAAGTTCGTGAGCCCTGCAGGAGTCGCGCAGGGCAAAGAGAGCAAATCCAAATCCAAACGTAGTAAGAACTCAAAGGAGGGCGCTAAGGCCCCGGTCTCGGACGCAGCCAAGAAAGAGGTTCGGGGTCGGCCCCCCGGGGACCCACTGACCCAGAACCCCAACTCTACTACACCCCCAAGGGGGGCCGACAAGTCTGGTAAGCTCTCCCGCGCCCTCCCTGCTGTGAAAAAGGACAAAGACGGGGTTTCTGGGAAAATTAAGAAGGAAAAAATGGAGGTCACAGCCTCGGGAGGGCTCGGTGGCGAGAAGGACGGCGTGGCCCCCCTCGGGCCGGCGGGGGCAGCGCACACCGGCGGCCCCTTCGAGGGCCAACAGAACCCTGAGTCGATCGCGGTGGAGCAGCTCGGCAACTTGGCGCTGGACCCGCCGGGGGAAGGCGAGCctgaagagctggaggagggggaggcggtCAGTGTGAAG atGGAGTCTCCTGTCTccactcctgctcctcctgctcctcctctccacctcctcgcTCCCCTCCCCACCAGCAACATCTCGTCTCCCTGCGAGCAGATCATGGTCCGCACGCGCTCGGTGGCGGTGAACACGGTGGACGCGGCACTGGGGACGGAGCCGGAGTGCCTAGGACCCTGTGAGCCAGGCACCAGCGTCAACCTGGAGGGCATCGTGTGGCAGGAGACGGAGGACG GCATGCTGGTTGTTAACGTCACCTGGAGGAACAAGACCTACGTGGGAACCCTACTGGACTGCACCCGGCACGACTGGGCCCCTCCCAG GTTCTGCGAGTCTCCCACCAGCGACGTGGAGATGCGGACCGGCCGCGGTCGGGGGAAGAGGATGCGTCCCGGCGGCAACACGCCGCTCAACGACAACAGCAACTCCTCGGACAACAGAGGCAGCGGCGGCGGCAAGACGCGCGGCGCCGCCGCCAACAGCAAAGGACGGAGAGGAAGCCAGACGGCCGGCGCTGCCGAGGACGCCAAGGCCAGCCCGTCCTCCGCCAAGAGGAAGACCAAGCCCGCCTCCGACATGGAGCCCACCTCCAGCTCGGAGGACACCAAGGCCTCCAAGCGGATGAGAACCAACTACACCGGCGGCGCGCTGCCCCTCCCCGGAGGTAATTGTGACCGCCTGCCCCCCCCGCCGCTGGACCGGACCTCCCCCGTGCTCATCGACTGCCCCCACCCCAACTGCAACAAGAAGTACAAGCACATCAACGGCCTCAAGTACCACCAGGCGAGAGCGCACAACGACCACGACATCCGATTCGACCAGGACGGCGACAGCGAGTACGGGGACGACCCCACCCTCCAGCCTGACCCCGCCTCCTGCAATGGCGCCTCCATCTCCCCCGCCCGCTCCACCACACCGAAGGGACGGGGGTTCGACGCCCCGTCCCCTTCGCCGGGGAAGCCGACGTCCAAGGGAAGGAAGAAGGCGGGCGAGGTGGAAGGGGCGGAGCCCGAGGGGACGGACGGAGGCGAGGAGGCGGGGTGTTTGTCGGACGAGGCCAGCAACGACGGAATGGACGACAGGAAGTCGAAAAAGATGGCAGCCGGGGCCAAAGCTGATAAACTTCCCCAGAAAGGCCTGAAGCAGGggcgcccccccgcccccaacaCCCCCTCACCCTATGGCATGCAGGCGTCCTCCCCCGCGCTGGCCTCAGTGGTACAGCCCGTCCCCAAGAGCCCTCAGCTGAAGAGCATCCAGTCCAAACCGCCTCCTCTGGCGGACCCCGCCTCCAGCCCCACCCCCACcaaggacaaaaagaagaaggacaagaagaagagggagggagggaaggagggggacaGCCCGAAGGGGAAAGGGGGGAGGCCGGAGGAGGGGAAGAGCCCGTACTCTGACTCGTCCGATGCTTTGCTCAACGGCTCCACGGAAGCCCAACAGAGCCGGCTGGCCAGCATCAAGGCCGAGGCCGACAAGGTGTACAGCTTCTCGGACAACGCGCCCAGCCCATCCATCGGCGTGGGCAGCAGGATGGAGGCCGGGCCCCACCTCAACGGGGCCGACCAAACCGGCAGCCCCGCCTACTCCGACATCTCCGACGCCGGGGAGGACGGGGAGGGGAAGGCGGAGGGGGTGAAGGTCAAAACCGAACCCGACCAGGGGCCTCGGGAGGGGGCCAAGAAGGCCCTGTTCCCCCCTCAGGCTCCCAGCAAGGAATCGCCATACTACCCCAACTACGACTCCTACTACTCCCCCAGCTACCCCAACCCCAGCCCGGGTACGGCGCCGGCAGCGCCGCCTCACGTGGAAGGAGCTCAGGTGaaggtgaagaaggagaaggaggaggagccagaggttgaggaggaagtgaagctgAAGGTGGAGCCTCAGGAGGAGAGGAATGTGGAGCCGGGGCCCCAGCAGCTGTCGGTCATCCAGCAGCGCTCCAACATGTACGCCCAGCCTTTGTACTACAACCAGTACTACGTGCCCCCCTACTCCTACTCCCCGGACCAGGCCTACCACGCCCACCTGCTGGCCTCCAACCCCGCCTACCGCCAGCAGTACGAGGACCGGCAGCGGCCGGTCGACAAGAAGGCCGAGGGCAAAGAGCGGGAGGCCTGTGTGAAGGAGGAGTGGAAGCAGAAAGCCTCGGGGCCCCCCACACTGTCCAGAGCCCCCAGCCTTGCCGACCTAGGCGCCAAGGGGGGGCCCAACCCCAGCAAGCCCAAAGAGCCCCCGCCGGCTGCGGAGCAGTCCAAGTCGGTCATCATGGCGAAGGTGGAGGACCAGAAGGCGCCCGCGGCGCAGTGCGAGGGTCTGAAGATGAAGCTGAGCGAAGCAGGGCATCATGGGAAAGAGGAGGCCAAGTCGGCAGGTGTGGAGCCCGCCATGTGGTACAGACAG GAGCCGGACTCGCGCTTGTGGCCGTACGTCTACCCCAACAAATACTCCGAAGCCCCTAAACCTCAGGAGGAGGACCACCGGTGGAAGGAAGACCGGGAGAGGGAGCGCGACCGgaaggggaaagaggagaggccGCGGCCGAAGGAGGGTCTCCAGAAGGAGGAGGCCAAGGAGGGGGCGGAGGGCAGGACTCAGCTGCCTCCGGAGGAGCACCGGGGGGGAGGGAAAGAGGCgcgcccccccccacacatgcaGTTCTCCTCCCCGCTGGCCCAGCACCACCAGGGCTACATGCCCTACATGCACGGGCCGTACGCCTACAGCCACGGCTACGAGCCCAGCCACCCAGGCTACCGGGGCATGCCCTCCGTCATGATGCAGAACTACCctg GCTCCTACCTGCCGGCCGGTTACTCCTTCCCCTCGTACGGGGCCAAGGTGtcggggggggaggaggtggagaagccCTCCAGGTCCAGTCCCACGGTGAAGCCGCCCGGCGAGGCCAAAgctctggagctgctgcagcagcacgcCAGCCAGTACAAGAGCAAGTCCCCGTCGGTCCAGGACAACAAGACCCCCCACGACCGGGACCGGGAGGGAGACCGGCCCCGGACCTCGCCCTCCCAACGCATGTTGCCTTCCCATCACCACCTGGGCTACCCGCTGCTGTCGGGACAGTACGACCTGTCCTACGCCTCAG gcctctcctcctcagccatGGTTGCCAGTCAACAGGCCTCCGCCCCGTCCATGTACCCCCCCGCACGGAGGTGA